A single Desulfobaculum xiamenense DNA region contains:
- a CDS encoding putative nucleotidyltransferase substrate binding domain-containing protein yields the protein MHDDVFAAQPAEIIPFLKRVLPFSELDDATLAALARTCTIDFQPKGTRLLTQGKTTVEHLLIIQRGGVKLYLMQEQGEDRLVDYRGEGGIVGALGIIRNAPASLTADTIEDTFVFRMPAAEFRRLVETHPAVSRHFLKNLSEHYVSRAFSELRRQHADLCADSPLTLFSTRLGDIVHREPLAIESGRSVRDAAAIMMAEGIGSLLVTAPDGSPAGIVTDKDLRRAVAEGEDPAAPVEFIMSAPLVTASHRDMCFDALLSMMARQIHHLAVLREGRVTGMVTSHDIMVLQGRSPVSLFREIVAQRTLEGLHPLSQKVPLVVGSLIEEGAKAGNITRMITVLNDLILEKLLTMLQDRMGPPPVPFCWMLMGSEGRREQTFHTDQDNALIHGDPADAEEAARAEAYFAAFSAEAIEHLGRCGYPPCPGGMMASNPQWRMPFARFRDFFEGMLILPEPREVLNATIFFDFRPGYGHTELGEALRRHVTAHASREGVFLRHLARDCLAARPPLSFFRSFIVEKDGEHKDTLDLKTRGLVPFVDFARLFALRHAIAETNTLDRLHLLAEGGHIAADLASEAAEAYEFLMQLRLVHQMRQIREGREPDNRVRPDALSELEKKTLKEAFTVISGLQGFIRDVFRLNVA from the coding sequence ATGCACGACGACGTCTTTGCCGCGCAGCCTGCGGAAATCATCCCCTTCCTGAAGCGCGTCCTGCCCTTCTCGGAGCTGGACGACGCCACCCTCGCGGCCCTCGCCCGCACCTGCACCATCGACTTCCAGCCCAAGGGAACGCGCCTGCTCACGCAGGGCAAGACCACGGTCGAACACCTGCTCATCATCCAACGCGGCGGGGTGAAGCTCTATCTCATGCAGGAACAGGGCGAGGACCGGCTTGTAGACTATCGCGGCGAGGGCGGTATCGTGGGGGCACTCGGCATCATCCGCAACGCCCCGGCCAGCCTCACGGCGGACACCATCGAGGACACCTTCGTCTTCCGCATGCCCGCGGCCGAATTCCGACGGCTGGTGGAGACGCACCCCGCCGTGTCCCGCCACTTTCTGAAGAACCTTTCGGAGCACTACGTCTCGCGCGCCTTCTCGGAGCTACGCCGCCAGCACGCGGACCTGTGCGCCGACAGCCCGCTCACCCTGTTCTCGACCCGGCTGGGGGACATCGTGCACCGCGAGCCGCTGGCCATCGAATCGGGCCGCAGCGTCCGCGACGCGGCGGCGATCATGATGGCCGAGGGCATCGGCTCGCTTCTGGTGACGGCACCCGACGGCAGCCCGGCGGGCATCGTCACGGACAAGGACCTGCGCCGCGCCGTGGCCGAGGGCGAAGACCCCGCCGCACCCGTGGAATTCATCATGAGCGCCCCGCTGGTCACGGCCAGCCACCGCGACATGTGCTTCGACGCGCTGCTTTCGATGATGGCCCGCCAGATCCACCATCTGGCCGTGCTGCGCGAGGGGCGGGTGACGGGCATGGTCACCTCGCACGACATCATGGTCCTTCAGGGGCGCTCCCCGGTGTCCCTGTTCCGCGAGATCGTGGCCCAACGGACCCTCGAAGGCCTTCATCCCCTGTCGCAAAAGGTGCCGCTGGTGGTCGGCTCGCTCATCGAGGAGGGAGCCAAGGCCGGAAACATCACGCGCATGATCACCGTGCTGAACGACCTCATCCTCGAAAAGCTCCTGACCATGCTTCAGGACCGCATGGGTCCGCCGCCGGTGCCCTTCTGCTGGATGCTCATGGGCAGCGAGGGACGCCGCGAGCAGACCTTCCACACCGATCAGGACAACGCCCTCATCCACGGCGACCCGGCCGACGCGGAGGAAGCCGCGCGGGCGGAGGCCTACTTCGCGGCCTTCAGCGCAGAGGCCATCGAACATCTGGGGCGCTGCGGCTATCCGCCCTGCCCCGGCGGCATGATGGCCTCCAACCCGCAATGGCGCATGCCCTTCGCCCGTTTCCGGGACTTCTTCGAGGGCATGCTCATTCTGCCGGAACCGCGCGAGGTGCTCAACGCCACCATCTTCTTCGACTTCCGCCCCGGCTACGGCCACACGGAACTGGGCGAGGCCCTGCGGCGGCACGTCACGGCCCACGCATCGCGCGAGGGCGTATTCCTGCGGCATCTGGCGCGGGATTGCCTCGCCGCGCGCCCGCCGCTGTCGTTCTTTCGCAGCTTCATCGTGGAGAAGGACGGCGAGCACAAGGACACGCTGGACCTCAAGACGCGCGGCCTCGTGCCCTTCGTGGACTTCGCGCGGCTCTTCGCCCTGCGCCACGCCATCGCCGAAACCAACACCCTCGATAGGCTACACCTGCTGGCCGAGGGCGGGCACATCGCGGCGGACCTCGCCTCCGAGGCCGCCGAAGCCTACGAGTTCCTGATGCAGCTTCGCCTCGTGCATCAGATGCGCCAGATTCGCGAGGGCCGCGAGCCGGACAACCGCGTGCGCCCCGACGCTCTCTCGGAACTGGAAAAGAAGACCCTCAAGGAGGCCTTCACCGTCATCTCCGGCCTTCAGGGCTTCATCCGCGATGTCTTTCGCCTCAACGTGGCCTGA